One window from the genome of Bradyrhizobium xenonodulans encodes:
- a CDS encoding GumC family protein, whose product MRLAFWRAGKDKAVIERAVSKPKAEVAPKVEARPAPAAAKQEQVESGDIDLHALGGALARKRGWIIVPTVLALVASVAAVNLVTPRYKSEARILIDGRENVFLRPNTDRTEERQALDAEAVTSQVQLVLSRDLAREIIKKNKLAERPEFDPVLQGVSPLKSLAAMVGIGRDPFSMTPEERVLDAYYERLQAYAVDKSRVIVVEFQSADPDLAVRVANSIADGYLVLQQSARQEQAKNASQWLAGEIESLRKKVSDAETKAEDFRSKSSLFVGTNNTTLSNQQMGEVNTQLNNARALKADAEAKARLIREMLQSGKPIEASEVLNSESLRTPSQQRVALRAQLAEQSSTLLGNHPRIKELKAQLADLDTQIRDEAAKIARSLENDARFASGRVQELSMSLEQLKKQATSTNGQDVQLRALDREAKAQRDLLETYLAKYREANTRETIDTAPTDGRIISRAIVSNTPAYPKKMPIVLIATIATLLLSSGVVVTGELLRQTAPRAVAAFIPAQAQVSARQERVDQPVFPPEVEPMVDPVTVEPAPLQPEMTADADVREFAEIEHLAESLRAAGPAAKKVTVLGTAAGEAITLSTLTLARHLAREARVVVVDLAASSPTMAAVSVDASAPGLAELMQGEASFAQILTRDKLSRLHLVMAGRPGFDRSLLQSPRVTLAIDALLRAYDHVLLDAGSASDLPAELLTAHARAVVVPDASMEADARTLMCEQLRAVGFSEVTMLSRPVQPSNAVETPRVVAA is encoded by the coding sequence ATGCGTTTAGCGTTCTGGCGTGCCGGCAAGGACAAGGCTGTGATCGAGCGGGCGGTGTCGAAGCCCAAGGCCGAGGTCGCGCCGAAGGTGGAGGCGAGGCCTGCGCCCGCTGCCGCGAAGCAGGAGCAAGTCGAATCCGGCGACATCGATCTGCATGCGCTCGGCGGTGCACTCGCCCGCAAGCGCGGCTGGATCATCGTGCCGACGGTGCTCGCGCTCGTCGCCTCGGTGGCTGCCGTCAATCTCGTGACCCCGCGCTACAAGTCTGAAGCGCGCATCCTGATCGACGGCCGCGAGAACGTGTTCCTGCGCCCGAACACCGACCGCACCGAGGAGCGGCAGGCGCTCGACGCCGAGGCCGTCACCAGCCAGGTGCAACTGGTGCTGTCGCGCGATCTCGCGCGCGAGATCATCAAGAAGAACAAGCTTGCAGAGCGACCCGAATTCGATCCGGTGCTGCAAGGCGTCTCGCCGCTGAAGTCGCTGGCGGCAATGGTCGGCATCGGCCGCGATCCGTTCTCGATGACGCCGGAAGAACGCGTGCTGGACGCCTATTACGAGCGTCTCCAGGCCTACGCCGTCGACAAGTCGCGCGTGATCGTGGTCGAATTCCAGTCCGCCGATCCGGATCTTGCCGTACGTGTCGCCAATTCGATCGCCGACGGCTATCTCGTGCTCCAGCAGAGCGCGCGCCAGGAGCAGGCCAAGAACGCCAGCCAATGGCTTGCGGGCGAGATCGAGAGCCTGCGCAAGAAGGTCTCCGATGCCGAGACGAAGGCGGAGGATTTCCGTTCGAAGTCGAGCCTGTTCGTCGGCACCAACAACACCACGCTGTCGAACCAGCAGATGGGCGAGGTCAATACCCAGCTCAACAACGCGCGCGCGCTGAAGGCCGATGCCGAGGCGAAAGCGCGCCTGATCCGCGAGATGCTCCAGAGCGGGAAGCCGATCGAGGCCTCCGAAGTGCTGAACTCGGAGTCGCTGCGCACGCCGTCCCAGCAACGCGTGGCGTTGCGAGCCCAATTGGCGGAGCAGTCCTCGACGCTGCTCGGCAATCATCCGCGCATCAAGGAATTGAAGGCGCAACTTGCCGACCTCGACACCCAGATCCGGGACGAGGCTGCCAAGATCGCGCGTTCGCTGGAAAACGACGCGCGCTTTGCCAGCGGTCGGGTCCAGGAGTTGTCGATGAGCCTCGAGCAGCTCAAGAAGCAGGCGACTTCGACCAACGGTCAGGACGTGCAACTCCGCGCGCTCGATCGCGAGGCCAAGGCGCAACGCGACCTGCTCGAGACGTATCTCGCCAAGTATCGCGAGGCCAACACCCGCGAGACCATCGACACCGCACCGACGGACGGCCGCATCATCTCGCGCGCCATCGTCTCGAACACGCCGGCCTATCCGAAGAAAATGCCGATCGTGCTGATCGCGACGATCGCGACGCTGCTGCTCTCGTCCGGCGTCGTCGTCACCGGCGAGCTGCTGCGCCAGACTGCGCCGCGCGCGGTGGCCGCGTTCATTCCGGCGCAAGCCCAGGTGTCGGCTCGCCAGGAACGGGTTGACCAGCCGGTTTTCCCGCCGGAGGTCGAGCCGATGGTCGATCCGGTCACGGTGGAGCCCGCGCCGCTTCAGCCGGAGATGACGGCTGACGCCGATGTCCGCGAATTCGCCGAGATCGAACACTTGGCCGAGAGCCTGCGCGCCGCAGGCCCGGCGGCAAAGAAGGTGACCGTGCTCGGCACCGCGGCCGGCGAAGCCATCACCCTGTCGACGCTGACGCTGGCCCGGCATCTGGCGCGCGAGGCCCGCGTCGTCGTGGTCGATCTCGCTGCGTCCTCGCCGACCATGGCCGCCGTGTCGGTCGATGCCTCCGCGCCCGGTCTTGCCGAGCTGATGCAGGGCGAGGCCTCGTTCGCGCAAATCCTCACGCGGGACAAGCTCTCGCGATTGCACCTGGTCATGGCCGGCCGTCCCGGCTTCGACCGCAGCCTGCTGCAATCGCCGCGCGTGACGCTCGCGATCGATGCGCTGCTCCGTGCCTACGACCACGTGCTGCTCGATGCCGGCAGCGCCTCGGATCTTCCAGCGGAGCTGCTGACGGCGCATGCCCGCGCCGTCGTGGTGCCCGATGCATCGATGGAGGCTGATGCGCGCACGCTGATGTGCGAGCAGCTTCGGGCCGTTGGCTTCAGCGAGGTGACGATGCTGAGCAGGCCGGTGCAGCCGTCGAATGCGGTCGAGACGCCGCGCGTGGTGGCGGCGTAG
- a CDS encoding glycosyltransferase family 4 protein yields the protein MPPSPDRPLRILHAVRAPVGGIFRHILDLANGQVDRGHHVGILADSLTGGERADKALAELAPRLKLGVHRLAIRREPSPDDVLVWLRMRRLIGELKPDVMHGHGAKAGAFVRMRRRSDDTIRIYTPHGGSLHYPLNTFKGEFYARLERTLMDATDLFLFESAFARDTYQRIVGTAKGVVHCVFNGVTPEEFEPMVLADDATDLAYVGEFRHIKGADLLVDAMARLHEGGKKVTLTLGGDGEETATLKAQVERLGLTSAIRFIGHVKARYGFSKGRLLVVPSRGDSMPYVVIEAGAAGIPMIAARVGGIPEIFGPQSPALFAASNAEAMAEAIAAALDDPQGTAQRAAALRKRISAHFSQAAMVDGVLAGYRDAFTKH from the coding sequence ATGCCCCCCTCTCCCGACCGGCCGCTCCGTATCCTGCACGCCGTGCGCGCGCCCGTGGGCGGCATCTTCCGCCACATCCTCGATCTCGCCAACGGTCAGGTCGATCGCGGTCACCACGTCGGGATTCTCGCCGACAGCCTGACCGGCGGCGAGCGCGCCGACAAGGCGCTGGCCGAGCTCGCACCGCGCTTGAAGCTCGGCGTGCATCGCCTCGCGATCCGCCGTGAACCCTCGCCCGACGATGTCCTGGTGTGGCTGCGGATGCGGCGCCTGATCGGCGAGCTCAAGCCCGACGTCATGCACGGCCACGGCGCCAAGGCCGGCGCCTTCGTCCGCATGCGGCGGCGCTCGGACGACACCATCCGCATCTACACCCCGCATGGCGGCTCGCTGCATTATCCCCTCAACACCTTCAAGGGCGAGTTTTACGCGCGGCTCGAACGTACGCTGATGGACGCGACGGACCTGTTCCTGTTCGAGAGCGCGTTTGCGCGCGACACCTATCAACGCATCGTCGGTACGGCCAAAGGCGTGGTGCACTGCGTTTTCAACGGCGTGACGCCGGAAGAATTCGAGCCGATGGTCCTCGCTGACGACGCCACCGATCTCGCCTATGTCGGCGAGTTCAGGCACATCAAGGGAGCGGATCTGCTGGTCGATGCGATGGCGCGCCTGCACGAGGGCGGCAAGAAGGTCACGCTCACGCTCGGCGGCGACGGCGAGGAAACCGCGACCTTGAAAGCGCAGGTCGAGAGGCTCGGCCTCACCAGCGCCATCCGCTTCATCGGCCACGTCAAGGCGCGCTACGGCTTCTCCAAGGGACGGCTGCTGGTCGTGCCCTCGCGCGGCGATTCCATGCCCTATGTCGTGATCGAAGCGGGCGCCGCCGGCATTCCCATGATCGCGGCCCGCGTCGGCGGCATCCCCGAGATCTTCGGGCCCCAGAGCCCGGCCCTGTTCGCGGCGAGCAACGCCGAGGCGATGGCAGAGGCGATTGCCGCCGCGCTCGACGATCCCCAAGGCACCGCCCAGCGCGCAGCCGCACTTCGCAAGCGCATCTCCGCGCATTTTTCGCAAGCCGCGATGGTCGACGGTGTGCTCGCGGGTTATCGCGACGCATTTACCAAACACTAA
- a CDS encoding undecaprenyl-phosphate glucose phosphotransferase — MEPLNARSMLDAATSAAARPADQPFVERRRRLTPAALEVVNQKVARAYSPIVITGFVRVIDFVLLTLVGVALYVGYVMPLADFSWAYPAQIVAVAVAAVVCFQSADIYQVQMFRGQLRQMTRMISSWSFVFLMFIGISFFAKFGTEVSRLWLAAFYVLGLAALISERLMLRSLVRAWARQGRLDRRTIIVGADSNGEQLVEALKAQDDSDIHVLGVFDDRNDSRALDTCAGAHKLGKVDDIVEFARRTRVDLVLFALPISAETRILEMLKKLWVLPVDIRLSAHTNKLRFRPRSYSYLGEVPTLDVFEAPITDWDLVMKWLFDRVVGSLALLAALPVMGLVALAIKLDSPGPVLFRQKRFGFNNERIDVYKFRSMYHHQADPTASKVVTKNDPRVTRVGRFIRKTSLDELPQLFNVVFSGNLSLVGPRPHAVQGKLQSRLFDEAVDGYFARHRVKPGITGWAQINGWRGEIDNEEKIQKRVEFDLYYIENWSVLFDLVILLKTPVSLLTKNENAY, encoded by the coding sequence GTGGAACCGCTCAACGCACGCTCGATGCTCGATGCCGCGACCAGCGCCGCGGCGAGGCCCGCTGATCAGCCCTTCGTGGAACGTCGCCGCCGCCTGACGCCGGCAGCGCTCGAAGTCGTCAACCAGAAAGTCGCCCGCGCCTATTCGCCGATCGTCATCACCGGCTTCGTGCGCGTGATCGACTTCGTGCTGCTGACCCTCGTTGGGGTCGCGCTCTATGTCGGCTACGTCATGCCGCTTGCCGACTTCAGCTGGGCCTATCCTGCCCAGATCGTCGCCGTCGCGGTCGCGGCCGTCGTCTGCTTCCAGTCCGCCGACATCTATCAGGTGCAAATGTTCCGCGGTCAGCTCCGGCAGATGACGCGGATGATCTCGTCCTGGTCGTTCGTCTTCCTGATGTTCATCGGCATTTCCTTCTTCGCCAAGTTCGGCACTGAGGTGTCGCGGCTGTGGCTTGCCGCCTTCTACGTCCTCGGGCTCGCCGCGCTGATCTCCGAACGTCTGATGTTGCGCTCGCTGGTGCGCGCCTGGGCACGCCAGGGCCGGCTCGACCGCCGCACCATCATCGTCGGCGCCGACAGCAACGGCGAACAGCTCGTCGAGGCGCTGAAGGCGCAGGACGATTCCGACATCCACGTGCTCGGCGTGTTCGACGACCGCAACGACAGCCGCGCGCTCGACACCTGCGCCGGCGCGCACAAGCTCGGCAAGGTCGACGACATCGTCGAGTTCGCCCGCCGCACCCGCGTCGATCTCGTGCTGTTCGCGCTGCCGATCTCGGCGGAGACGCGCATCCTGGAGATGCTGAAGAAGCTCTGGGTGCTGCCGGTCGACATCCGCCTGTCCGCGCACACCAACAAGCTGCGCTTCCGCCCCCGCTCCTATTCCTATCTCGGAGAGGTGCCGACGCTCGACGTGTTCGAGGCGCCGATCACCGACTGGGATCTGGTGATGAAATGGCTGTTCGACCGCGTCGTCGGCAGCCTCGCGCTGCTTGCAGCCCTGCCGGTGATGGGACTGGTCGCGCTGGCCATCAAGCTCGACAGCCCCGGTCCGGTGCTGTTCCGCCAGAAGCGCTTCGGCTTCAACAACGAGCGCATCGACGTCTACAAATTCCGCTCGATGTACCACCACCAGGCCGACCCGACCGCGTCGAAGGTCGTGACCAAGAACGATCCGCGCGTCACCCGCGTCGGCCGCTTCATCCGCAAGACCAGCCTCGACGAGCTGCCGCAACTCTTCAACGTGGTGTTCTCCGGCAATCTCTCCCTGGTCGGCCCGCGCCCGCATGCGGTGCAGGGCAAGCTCCAGAGCCGCCTGTTCGACGAAGCCGTCGACGGCTATTTCGCCCGCCACCGCGTCAAGCCCGGCATCACCGGCTGGGCCCAGATCAACGGCTGGCGCGGCGAAATCGACAATGAAGAGAAGATCCAGAAGCGCGTCGAGTTCGACCTCTATTACATCGAGAACTGGTCGGTTCTGTTCGACCTCGTCATTCTCCTGAAGACGCCGGTCTCGCTGCTGACCAAGAACGAGAACGCGTATTGA
- a CDS encoding O-antigen ligase family protein → MAYAATAGEMNAAVRAAPGVLAIQRALVWLVGASGAIVFIEPSPYEIATLLASVIFFATGLRLRLALMPLVLMLVLLNVGYTISAIPLFEQSEVVSWIATSWYMAVTVVFFAMVTSEDTAARLDMLRRGLVAGAMVASLSALAGYFHLVPGGDDLLTLYGRARGTFKDPNVLGAFLILPALFALQSVVSDKLAKAFRNVIAFAIMSLAILLAFSRAAWGGLVLTSAFMLALMVLTSRTNAQRSRIIVMAIVAAVLGLALIAVLLSFDSIAEMFKQRASFDQSYDEGRFGRFGRHILGAEMALDLPFGIGPLQFHRFFPEDTHNSYLNAFMSGGWLSGVCYPALVFTTVIMGFRHIFVRVPWQRAYLAVFSAFVGTVGESFVIDTDHWRHFWMMLGAMWGMIAAAQVYKRTSDDASSA, encoded by the coding sequence ATGGCGTATGCGGCGACAGCCGGGGAGATGAATGCAGCGGTTCGCGCTGCGCCCGGCGTGCTGGCCATCCAGCGTGCGCTGGTGTGGCTGGTCGGCGCGTCCGGCGCGATCGTCTTCATCGAGCCGAGCCCCTACGAGATCGCGACGCTGCTCGCGAGCGTCATTTTCTTCGCCACCGGCCTGCGTCTGCGTCTCGCACTGATGCCGCTGGTGCTGATGCTGGTCCTGCTCAATGTCGGCTACACAATCAGCGCGATCCCGCTGTTCGAGCAGTCCGAGGTGGTGAGCTGGATCGCGACCTCCTGGTACATGGCGGTCACCGTCGTGTTCTTCGCGATGGTCACCTCGGAAGACACCGCCGCCCGGCTCGACATGCTCCGGCGCGGCCTCGTGGCCGGCGCGATGGTCGCCTCGCTGTCGGCGCTCGCCGGCTACTTCCACCTCGTTCCCGGCGGAGACGATCTCCTCACCCTCTACGGACGCGCGCGCGGCACGTTCAAGGACCCGAACGTGCTCGGCGCCTTCCTGATCCTGCCGGCGCTGTTCGCGCTCCAGAGCGTGGTCTCGGACAAGCTGGCCAAGGCGTTCCGCAACGTCATCGCCTTCGCCATCATGTCGCTGGCGATCCTGCTCGCCTTCTCCCGTGCCGCCTGGGGCGGGCTGGTGCTGACCTCCGCCTTCATGCTGGCGCTGATGGTGCTGACCAGCCGCACCAACGCGCAGCGCTCGCGCATCATCGTCATGGCGATCGTCGCCGCGGTGCTGGGCCTTGCGCTGATCGCCGTGCTGCTGTCGTTCGATTCCATCGCCGAGATGTTCAAGCAGCGCGCCAGCTTCGACCAGAGCTATGACGAGGGCCGGTTCGGCCGGTTCGGCCGGCACATCCTCGGTGCGGAGATGGCGCTCGACCTGCCGTTCGGCATCGGCCCCCTGCAATTCCACCGCTTCTTCCCCGAAGACACCCACAACTCCTATCTGAACGCCTTCATGTCCGGCGGCTGGCTGTCCGGCGTTTGCTATCCCGCGCTGGTCTTCACCACCGTGATCATGGGCTTCCGGCATATCTTCGTGCGTGTGCCCTGGCAGCGCGCTTATCTCGCCGTCTTCTCCGCCTTCGTCGGCACCGTCGGCGAAAGCTTCGTGATCGACACCGACCACTGGCGCCACTTCTGGATGATGCTGGGCGCGATGTGGGGGATGATCGCGGCCGCGCAGGTCTACAAAAGGACTAGCGACGACGCTTCTTCAGCTTGA
- a CDS encoding MarR family transcriptional regulator, with product MRRSSAQGVLYGQTVANVAGIANSDLECMDILYLEGRVTAGRLAEVTGLTTGAITGVVDRLEKAGLVRRERDEKDRRKVFISVVPETAMKIGQLYVPMQQAMEKVFGAYSDEELRLLLRFATEGYKGVLAATEALKGLLDTPPEKRPDLKLKKRRR from the coding sequence ATGCGCAGGTCGTCCGCGCAGGGCGTGCTCTATGGCCAGACCGTTGCGAACGTTGCCGGAATTGCCAATTCCGACCTTGAATGCATGGACATCCTGTATCTGGAGGGCCGCGTCACCGCGGGCCGGCTCGCCGAAGTCACGGGCCTGACCACCGGTGCCATCACCGGCGTGGTCGACCGGCTCGAGAAAGCAGGCCTCGTGCGCCGCGAGCGTGACGAAAAGGACCGCCGCAAGGTCTTCATTTCCGTCGTGCCGGAGACGGCGATGAAGATCGGCCAGCTCTACGTGCCGATGCAGCAGGCGATGGAGAAGGTTTTTGGTGCCTATTCCGACGAGGAACTGCGCCTGCTGCTGCGCTTCGCGACCGAAGGCTACAAGGGCGTGCTTGCGGCGACCGAGGCGTTGAAGGGCCTGCTCGACACGCCGCCGGAGAAACGTCCCGATCTCAAGCTGAAGAAGCGTCGTCGCTAG
- a CDS encoding FAD-dependent monooxygenase, with the protein MSTRPRKALIIGAGIAGPVAAILLRRAGIESAIYEAWPYAKGIGGGLQIAPNGMHVLDEIGLANELISRGSIAEAFDFYSQGGERLGSINRDMARRFGQPAVNVCRATLNEILIDKAWCACVSLYFEKRLIKIEDRGDQPIIAYFSDGTTAEGDFLIGADGVHSVARRQVVPDGPQPFNTGLIGFGGFVPHAVLDGRSIGQHVETTFGQSGFFGYGYCSPDPTDGVMWWSTQPAHGMDAAMFRALDHTTLKQHLRGFHRGWHDPIPDIIEAAENIVVTDTLDVATLPTWSRKRSLLIGDAAHATSPHAGQGASLALEDAMRLARLMQEGQELGVTFQAFEAERRPRAEKIVAIARRNGNSKREFSATGAWVRNQMMKWLLPLGAKGMDFMYAYDARAV; encoded by the coding sequence ATGTCCACCCGTCCCCGCAAGGCCCTGATCATCGGCGCCGGCATTGCCGGGCCCGTCGCCGCGATCCTGCTGCGCCGCGCCGGCATCGAGTCCGCGATCTACGAGGCCTGGCCCTATGCGAAAGGCATTGGCGGCGGTCTTCAGATCGCGCCGAACGGCATGCATGTGCTGGACGAGATCGGACTTGCGAACGAGTTGATCAGCCGCGGCTCGATCGCGGAGGCCTTCGACTTCTATTCGCAAGGCGGCGAGCGGCTCGGCTCGATCAACCGCGACATGGCGCGGCGCTTCGGCCAGCCCGCGGTGAACGTCTGCCGCGCCACGCTGAACGAAATCCTGATCGACAAGGCCTGGTGCGCTTGCGTCTCGCTCTATTTCGAGAAGCGCCTGATCAAGATCGAGGACCGCGGCGACCAGCCGATCATCGCCTACTTCTCCGACGGCACCACGGCCGAAGGCGATTTCCTGATCGGCGCCGACGGCGTGCACTCGGTGGCGCGCCGCCAGGTCGTGCCGGACGGGCCGCAACCGTTCAACACCGGGCTGATCGGCTTCGGCGGCTTCGTGCCGCACGCGGTGCTCGACGGTAGGTCGATCGGCCAGCATGTCGAGACCACGTTCGGTCAGAGCGGCTTCTTCGGCTACGGCTATTGCAGCCCGGATCCGACCGACGGCGTGATGTGGTGGAGCACGCAGCCCGCGCACGGCATGGATGCCGCGATGTTCCGCGCGCTCGACCACACGACCTTGAAACAGCATCTGCGCGGCTTCCACCGCGGCTGGCACGATCCGATTCCTGACATCATTGAAGCCGCCGAGAATATCGTGGTCACCGACACGCTCGACGTCGCGACCTTGCCGACCTGGTCGCGCAAGCGCTCGCTCCTGATCGGCGATGCCGCCCATGCGACCAGCCCCCATGCCGGCCAGGGCGCCTCGCTCGCGCTCGAGGATGCGATGCGGCTCGCACGCCTGATGCAGGAAGGCCAGGAGCTCGGCGTCACCTTCCAGGCCTTCGAGGCCGAACGGCGCCCGCGCGCCGAGAAGATCGTCGCCATCGCCCGCCGCAACGGCAACAGCAAGCGCGAATTCAGCGCCACCGGCGCCTGGGTCCGTAATCAGATGATGAAATGGCTGTTGCCGCTGGGCGCCAAGGGCATGGATTTCATGTACGCGTACGATGCGCGGGCGGTGTAG
- a CDS encoding saccharopine dehydrogenase family protein → MVSAKFDIVVYGATGYTGQLVAEYLAAHYVGDGAPTWAMAGRSRDKLASVRDAIGAPADTPLIVADAADPASLRAMVDQAKLVVTTVGPYQLYGSDLLAACIADGTDYMDLCGEPIWLKQMIDRHEAAARASGARIMFSCGFDSIPFELGAFFVQEEARRVFGAPVPRVKGRIRDLSWKFSGGTSASARVTFEAVAQDLNLVSILKDPFAFTPGFEGPRQPRGNKPIFEEDLQSWSAPFAMAILNTRNVHRSNMLMGFPYGRDFVYDEMVLTGAGDEGQANAKRVMAANSEKTGPEALKPGEGPSKEERDNGHYDLLYVAIAPDGRQVRATVKGDLDPGYASTAKMISECAVCLLRDAPDVPPGLWTPGAAMQHRLIKRLRENAGLTFEVES, encoded by the coding sequence ATCGTGTCCGCGAAGTTCGACATCGTCGTCTACGGCGCAACCGGATACACCGGCCAGCTTGTTGCCGAGTACCTCGCCGCGCACTATGTCGGCGACGGCGCGCCGACATGGGCGATGGCCGGGCGCAGCAGAGACAAGCTCGCCTCCGTTCGCGATGCGATCGGCGCGCCCGCGGACACGCCGCTCATCGTAGCCGATGCAGCCGATCCGGCGTCGTTGCGGGCGATGGTCGATCAGGCGAAGCTGGTCGTCACCACGGTCGGCCCATACCAGCTTTATGGGTCCGATCTGCTTGCCGCCTGCATCGCGGATGGCACCGACTACATGGATCTCTGCGGCGAGCCGATCTGGCTGAAGCAGATGATCGACAGGCACGAGGCGGCCGCCAGGGCGAGCGGAGCGCGCATCATGTTCTCCTGCGGCTTCGATTCCATCCCGTTCGAGCTAGGTGCGTTCTTCGTGCAGGAGGAAGCGCGGCGCGTGTTCGGAGCGCCTGTGCCGCGCGTAAAAGGGCGCATCCGCGACCTCAGCTGGAAGTTCTCCGGCGGCACCTCGGCGAGCGCCAGGGTCACCTTCGAAGCGGTCGCGCAGGACCTCAATCTGGTGTCGATCCTCAAAGACCCATTTGCGTTCACGCCGGGATTCGAAGGGCCCAGGCAGCCGCGTGGCAACAAGCCCATCTTCGAGGAGGATCTGCAATCCTGGTCCGCCCCGTTCGCGATGGCGATCCTCAATACGCGCAATGTCCATCGCTCCAACATGCTGATGGGATTTCCGTATGGCCGGGATTTCGTCTACGACGAGATGGTGCTGACGGGGGCGGGGGACGAAGGGCAGGCCAACGCCAAGCGCGTCATGGCGGCCAACAGCGAAAAGACCGGCCCCGAGGCGCTCAAGCCCGGCGAGGGGCCGTCGAAGGAAGAGCGCGACAACGGTCACTACGACCTGCTCTACGTTGCGATCGCGCCCGACGGCCGTCAGGTTCGCGCGACGGTGAAGGGCGATCTCGATCCCGGCTACGCGTCAACGGCGAAGATGATTTCGGAATGCGCGGTCTGCCTGTTGCGCGACGCGCCGGATGTCCCGCCCGGTCTCTGGACGCCGGGCGCGGCGATGCAGCACAGGCTGATCAAGCGGCTGCGGGAGAATGCGGGGCTGACGTTCGAGGTGGAGAGCTAG
- a CDS encoding saccharopine dehydrogenase family protein → MSSAKFDIVVYGATGFTGQLVAEYLTQQYKSDNSLKWAMAGRSLGKLKAVRDAIGAPGNTPLIVADASDAASLKAMAEQTMSVITTVGPYQLYGEELLAACVATGTDYFDLCGEPIWMRQMIDKYEAAAKESGARIVFSCGFDSVPFELGTFFVQEEARRVFGAPAARVKGRVRDMRGTLSGGTAASAKATFDAVAKDISLIAILNDHFALTPGFTGPKQPKGNKPIVEDDLQSWAAPFMMALINTRNVHRSNMLMGFPYGQDFVYDEMVLTGPGEKGEANAKRVMAANAEKTGPNAPKPGEGPSKEERENGLFNLLYVAIAPDGRMVRAGVTGDRDPGYGSTSKMISECAICMLRDTTDVAAGFWTPGAAMQHKLIKRLRDNAGLTFAVEA, encoded by the coding sequence ATGAGCTCTGCGAAATTCGACATCGTCGTCTACGGCGCGACCGGTTTCACCGGTCAGCTCGTCGCCGAATATCTGACCCAGCAATACAAGAGCGACAACTCGCTCAAATGGGCGATGGCGGGCCGTAGTCTCGGCAAGCTGAAGGCGGTACGCGATGCGATCGGCGCGCCGGGGAATACGCCGCTGATCGTGGCGGATGCGTCCGATGCCGCCTCGCTGAAGGCGATGGCGGAGCAGACGATGTCGGTGATCACGACGGTCGGTCCGTATCAGCTCTACGGCGAGGAACTGCTCGCTGCCTGCGTCGCCACCGGTACCGATTATTTCGATCTCTGCGGCGAGCCGATCTGGATGCGGCAGATGATCGACAAGTACGAGGCCGCGGCGAAAGAGAGCGGTGCGCGCATCGTGTTCTCATGCGGCTTCGATTCCGTGCCGTTCGAGCTCGGTACATTCTTCGTGCAGGAAGAGGCGAGGCGCGTGTTCGGCGCGCCCGCAGCGCGGGTGAAGGGGCGCGTGCGCGACATGCGTGGCACGCTCTCGGGCGGCACCGCGGCAAGCGCGAAGGCGACCTTCGATGCGGTTGCCAAGGACATCAGCCTCATCGCGATCCTGAACGATCACTTTGCTTTGACGCCGGGGTTCACCGGCCCGAAGCAGCCGAAGGGCAACAAGCCGATCGTCGAGGACGATCTGCAATCCTGGGCGGCGCCGTTCATGATGGCGCTGATCAACACCCGCAACGTTCATCGCTCCAACATGCTGATGGGCTTTCCCTACGGCCAGGATTTTGTCTACGACGAGATGGTCCTGACCGGCCCCGGCGAAAAGGGCGAGGCCAACGCCAAGCGCGTGATGGCCGCCAATGCCGAGAAGACCGGCCCGAATGCGCCCAAGCCCGGCGAGGGTCCCTCGAAGGAGGAGCGCGAGAACGGGCTCTTCAACTTGCTCTATGTCGCGATCGCGCCCGACGGCCGCATGGTCCGCGCCGGCGTCACCGGCGACCGCGATCCCGGCTACGGCTCGACCTCGAAGATGATCTCCGAATGCGCGATCTGCATGCTGCGCGACACGACGGATGTCGCCGCCGGATTCTGGACCCCGGGAGCTGCGATGCAGCACAAGCTGATCAAGCGGCTGCGCGACAATGCCGGGCTGACGTTCGCCGTGGAAGCTTAA